TTAATTACAATTTCAATTTCAGCTTAATCCAAATAACTGGCATATTTAGGAGTGTAATGAACAGCAAAGTGTCCACAAATCTCTCGCTCTTCCTCTTCTCCATATCATCTGCTCATTGATTTCATGGAATGAGTGTAATACATGTCCATAAGCAAATGGATGTTTTGGTCCACGGATAAATTCTGACCATTCTATAGATAACTTTTGCATAGTCTTTTCCTTTTTTATTGCTTCGATACATAGACAAAATATCTACCAGCTTTAGGTTCGACAGCACAAAAATAATCGCAGAACCTCTTCGTTTGTATTCATAGTCAATTTTATGATCTTAACCTGATTTCCTGATAGGCCTTTCTAGTTGTGCATGATCAAGAAGTTGCAACGGTTGTTCGTCAAGGTTGACAATATATTCAGTAATGAATCCAGATGACGTATACCATCCACACCGACCAGATGATGAACAGTATGGTCAGTCAAATGCTTATTCATTTCCATCATCCCAAAAAGGAATATAGCCAAGCCGCCAAATAAAGAAAAGATATTCCAGATACTCACAGAAACACTCCTTTTATTAAATCAAGAACCTGGATTTATACTCCTTTGTACATCTTGAAAAGTTCCCTGATAGGCACCTGATTTCTCCATTTTCAGACTGGTTAAAGCGGCAGCGTACTCTGCCGACTCATTTACATTGTGCTTTAACCTCCATGAAAGATATGCAGCAAAACAAGTATCACCTCGACCGGATCTTCCCACCATGCTTTTCATGGTAAATGGAAACCTATGAAAATTACCGTCATAAACTATGAGTTCAGACATATGTGTAATGAGGACCTCTTTTGCTCCCCAACCATACAGAATTTTTGCGGCTTCAAACCGGTCAGTTGTTCCTGTAAGAATTTCCGCTTCTGCTGCATCAGTCTTCAAATAAGTGATATAGGGCATGTATTTTTCTTTTTCTGGCCAGTCCCTAAATGAAAGGATTGTATCTTTCTCACATCGAAGAACAGATTGAACATCAAGAGCGACATGGCCACTTGATGCAAGGTGACTGATCATAATATCGGGGAAGTCTCCTCTGATTAGACCTGCAAGATGGAAAATGGTACCATTAATTCCTTTGACGTCTTCCAATAAAAAAGGGTCTGCAAGATCAGAAACGGTGATTTCTCTGGTTTCCATATCATCTGAATAATCCAGATTCATGGTGACTGTCTTCTTTGAACCAAGATTGGAGACAGAAACACCCTTTTTTATCATTTCAGACAATGACTCGGTGTCCTCTAAAGCAATCCTGGTAATTACCATAACTTTAGCTCCGCTTGAAGTCGCGGAAATTGAAGAATAGTAAACAGCACCACCTGGCATTGTATGTTCACATTTTTTTACTTTAAATATATCTTTTGTTAGATGCCCAATCATCACAATATCAAACATGTTTCAATACTCCTGAATTTAATTTTAAAATTTGTTTAGTTAGTCTTGAACGGATATAATCCGTTATAAATTTGTATTTAACGGGATTCTTATCTTTTAACTGAGAACCATTAATATCAGCTAAAACAAAAAGGTAGAGATCGGGAAAACAGTCCAAATCATCTTCAATTTTACAGAAATCCTGCTCAAGACTTTTATTGTCTACTTCCAGAATTGGAAACAGTTTTCCGTGATATTTGATAATATTGCTAATATAGCTTTTCTCAGTTTCAGACATATCAATTTTATCTAAAATATCATTGGCTATGACACAACTTACTTCTTCGTGTCCCCTGCAGAAAGTTTGATTTTCTACAGCTGAATAGGTTCTACTTTTTCCGCTATCATGAAAAAGCGCAGAAATTACAAGAAGTCTTTTCCTGGAATTCCTGTGAACTTTTCTGTTGAAATATTCAGAATAGATCTGATTATCAGAGATTAGAGATTCAACACTTAAAGTAACATTCACGGTATGGTTGAAAACACTGTCATATAAGTGATGAGAATCATTCTCAATTAATTCCTTCAGCATTCCAAACCAGGGGTAGCTATCGAATAGCTCCCCAGATTTAAAAGTATGAAGATTTAAAAATTCTAGCTTCATATACTACTTCTTTAATTAAACAAAACAGAGATATGACCGGGATTATTCACATTGCACCCCGGACTTCCATCATAGATTCAAGCTTTATTTTCCTGCAGTACATGGAGCTTATGCGGGTCCAGAGATATAAAGATTTCTCCCTCAAGGATTCCCTGATATCCTGGATTATATTGATCGACAATAAAGGTAATACCCAGGGATTTGATCCAGTAGCGAATGTAGGCCCCTTCAAAAATATAATGAATGATTTCACCTTTAAATGTATTTACTTTACCCTCATCCTGTTCACTGATACTGACCATTTCAGGTCTGATACACAATTTCCCCGAGCCTGGTTTATATTTATCTGAAATTTCAATGTGATACTCATCTTTCCTGAACATGGCTTTTTTACCCTCCTGGGAAACAGAACCAATAAGGATGTTAGTCGTACCTATAAACTTTGCAGTGAACTCATCAGTAGGTGTAAAATATATTTCCTGTGATGTACCATACTGCAGAATCTTTCCTTTATTCATGACTGCAATCTTATCTGATAGAGCAAGAGCTTCCCCCTGGTCATGTGTAACATAGATCGTAGTTATTCCTAATTTTTTCTGAAGCTGTCTCAATTCCGCCCTTATTGTCATTCTGAGTTTTGCATCGAGATTAGAGAGGGGTTCATCTAAAAGTAGAACGTCCGGTTCCATGACCAGAGCTCTTGCAAGTGCAACCCGCTGTTGTTGCCCACCAGACAACTGCGAAGGAAACCTATCAAGAAGACTTTCAATATCTAGATAGGAGACGGTTTTTTTAAGTTGCGATTTTATCTGGCTTTCCTTCATTTTTTTAATTTTGAGGCCGTAACAGATATTATCCCGTACACTCATATGGGGAAAAAGAGCATAATCCTGAAAGACCATTGTTGTATTCCTGAGATGTGTCGGTACATCGTTAATCAGATTCCCCCCGATATAAACGGCACCTTTCTGAACATCATAAAAGCCAGCTATTGTTCGCAACAATGTTGTTTTCCCGCAACCTGACGGTCCGAGAAAAGTGGTAAATAGCCCCTTCTCAATTTCCAAATTTATATCATTAAGCACTTCTGTTTTACCAAAGCTCTTATATAGTTTATTTATCACAAGATGTTTATCAATCATTTTTTTAACTCCAATATTTAATCAAAAAGGTTAATTTTTTTACCGGCAATTTTCTGCCCAGCACCAAGAACGAGAAGCGATAATGCCAGAAGAACAGTAGTTAAAGCTGCTGCTTTTCCAAAATAGCCGTCACTGACAAAGTTCATAATTGTAAATGTTGAAACTTTATTTTTTGATGTCGCAAGAAATACGATTACACTCAAGGTTGTAATTGACCTGATAAAAGAAACAATAAAAGCCGATATAAATGAACTTTTTACAAGAGGAGCCTCAATCTGCCAGAATATTTTGAACTGATTTGCGCCAAGATTTGAAGCTGCTTCACTAAGAGAGATAGAAATCTGTTTAAAAGAATTGAGCCCTGTCTGATATCCCATTGAGATGTTCCAGAAGATCATTGCAAGGATTACAATTGCCGCTGTTCCATACATATCAATAGGTGCTCTGGTAAAAGATATCGAGTAGCCGATACCAATAAAGATACCAGGGAGCGCTGCCGGCAATATGGCAGCAAAATCTATAAATTTTGTTACAATTCCCTTATTTCTACTGACAAGATAGGCAGATATAATAGCAAAAAGCGCACTGAGACAACCTGCGGTAATTGCATATGTGATACTGTTGAAGAGCTCTCGCCCCCTATGAAATACATCCAAAAACCACTTCATAGTTAATGTCCAGTCGTATCCCCATCCTTTGACAAAGGCACCAAGAATAATTCCTATATAGACAAGCAATATCATTATGGCAATGAATGAACAGAATATTAAAAATAGAATTTTTGCATACCATATAGTAGGTTTCTGTTTAATATTCACGATTTTCCCAGTTATTGTGACATAAGATCTTCTCTGAACCCAAAATCGTTGAAAACTGAAGATCAGAATCGACGGTATTAGAAGCATCACCGAAATTACTGCGGCTCCTGCTACATCACCCCATCCTTCGACCCTCATCCAGGCTTCAGTTGCAAGTACCGAAAAATCACCGGAAATCATAATGGGATTGCCAAAGTCTGCAAGCACCAAAATTGAAACTAGAAGAGCAGCACCAGCAATTCCCGGTGTTGAAAGAGGTAATGTGATTGTTCTAAAAAGTTTAAAACCATCAGCTCCGAGATTTCTACCGGCATACTCGATGCTTGGAGAGATAGACCTCAGAACACCCTCAATAGACATTGCAGCAACAGGAAAAAAGGCAATGGTCTGTGCCAACCATAAACCATGCCAACCAAGTATGGATAATCTCATTCCGAAGAGTCCATAGGTAATAAGCCCATTTTTTCCGAAAAGCATCAGGTAACTAAATGCAACCATAAAAGGGGGTGAAAAAAGAGGTAGTATAGATACTATCTTAAAGAATCTCTTAAATGGAATATCGGTCTTAACAATGCCATACGCATAGATGAATCCAAATAATGTTGCCGTAGATGTCGATAGAATCATCACTAACAGGCTGTTTAAAGCCGCTTTCCTGTATCTCATATCTGCAAATACCTTCAGATAATCCTTGACATCAGGAAATATAAATACATTCACTAGTGGATAGATCACAAAGACAGACAATGAGATAGAAATAAAGACAAACATAGACAACAAAATTGGATCTTTAAAAATTTTTTTCATTAAAATAAACTCCGTAAAAGTATAAAAGAGGCAGGGGGAGAACTCCCCCTGCGGATATAACTATTTACCTGTGATAGAAGCCCATTTTTTCTTCCATGCATCAGTATTAAAAGCAGCCATCTCAAGATCCCATTCAGCAAAATTGAGTGTTTCGAATGCAGGGACACCCTGAGGTAGTTCAACTCCTGTTCTTACTGGGTATCGGTAACCGTTCGTTGCATTAATTTTTCCAGCTTCTGCAGAAAGAAGGAAGTCGATAAACTTCTGAGCATTTTCAAGGTTTGACGCTCCCTTAATGATTGATGCCGCACCGATTTCAAAACCTGTATCCTCAGGAAAAACTATAGTGATAGGCAAGTCACCCTGGATCTGCTGTTTCAAAGTATCATGGCCCCAGGAAAAGCCAACGATTGCTTCACCCTGACTAACAAGAGGGATTGATCCATTTCCACCTTTTGTATACTGGGCAACATTCGGATGAAGCTGTTCAATAAACTCAAATCCCTTATCTTCACTTCCCAATCTGAAGATCTGAGCTGCCATCATTAGAAAAGCACCGCCGGTAGTAGCAGGGTTTGAGGCAATGACTTCCCCCTCATAGATGGGATTCAGGAGGTCATTCCATTTTAAAGGAGGTTCAATACCCAGGGGAGAAATCTCTTTCTCATATCTCTCTGTGTTATAGATAATACAGAGGGCACCAAGATACCAACCTGTCCAGTAATTTGTAGCATCCATGAAATCTGAAGAGATTCCCACTTCTTCAATAATGGGCGACCTGTAGGCTTCCAGAAGGTTGTTATTGGCAAGATCAGTATGATAATTACTGTTTCCCCCGATAAAAACATCCGCTCGAGGAGCATTTGCTTCCGTTTTGATTCGTCCGGTAATACTCCCGGCTTGTTCAACCTGAAGAGCAAGTTCAGCTTTAATACCTGTTTTCGCTTCAAATGCCGCACACAGATCGTTTGCAGTTTTTTCATCAAGTGCAGCATAAACCACTACACTGTCACCTTCTTTTTCCTGAGTTCCAGCGGCATAGACGGCAGCTGATGTGACTGCAACCAGCAGACATAGAAATAGTTTTCTCATAATAATATTAGCTCCTTTTAGTACGATTCTCTGCAGGATATCCTTATGATGAAACCGGTTATTTTCCGACCTCATACTCGGGTTATCTCACAGTATTGAGTGATGGCTATAGATAATCTGTAAAGCAAGTATCATCAAATCTGACGACATAAATCTATGATGAAATCTTCAACTCCTGCTGTTTCAGATAATATAGCCCCCCACACAGCATTTCTGTCGGTAGGTATTAAACGGCATCAGAAATTCTTTCCCTCAAAGATTTTCGGACAATCTGATGCACTGTCTCCTTAGATAGCTTTTCCTCCTCATCGATTAGATTTTTCATGTCAAAAATGTATGTCAAATATTGATTCTTTTTTTTCCAATTCATTTAGCTAATTTTCTTTTAGTGTATAAGCTTTAATACAAAATGATCGCGCTCTCATTTATAGTATCATCATAGAAAAAATTGGTCAACAATTGACATAAATAATTGCATTATTAATTACAACGTAAGTATATAAAAAAATTTTGTCATAAAATCTTATTATATTCGCGCTCTCATTTAAATCATTAATATGAATAATTAAAACTCAATCTTGATCAGTAAACTTAAAAGAATAAATGAATCTTTTTGATTGTTTGAGAATTGTCTTTCCCTTTCATAAATTGAATTTTGATGATGAAGTTTTATCACTAAAACTAAGATCTCTAAGATTAGAAATTTCTTCTACTTCTCCATTGCCAGTCAGAGTTATATAGCTCCCTTCATAATTTGAATGCTGATAGAGTTTGTAAACAACACCTTCTGGAAGCTGATATCTAACTGATGAGACCTTATCATTAAATCCAGAACTACCCTCAACAGAAATGTTGTCATAGTTTCCTAATATCCCACCGCTTCCGGCTGTTATGGATAATCTTCGTCCTTCAAATGTGTCATGCTCAAAGAGATCAATCCATGATTCTGATATGTCATCAATTACAATTCGGCAATAATGGGATGATGAAGTTATATCCCCAAAATAAAAATCTCCAAGATCATCAATTTCTGTAACCACCCCTGTCCCCAGAAGCTGCTTCATTTTTCCTTTAAAATTACTATGCTCGAATAGGAGATATTGATAATCAACCGGAAGCAACCATTTAGCCGATGAAGCCCTGTCTCCAAATGATATGGTATTATAATCCGAGTAATCGCGATGATTCCTATCTACATAATCAATAATAATGTTGCTATTTCTAAAGTTCTTATCCCGATAGAGCTCAATCCAACCATCATCTATTATAGTAATTGTGTCATCCACCCATCGGAATTCACTGAATTGAATCTGATCATCTTCTTTCCAGAAATAGGCAGAATAAACACCCAGACTGCCTAATGAATCAGTATAAATACCCCCTGCAGCATCAAAATTACCATGGTTGTCTACACAGAAGAACTGTTTATTTGCTACTTTCGTAATCACAGGGATGGTCTGGTAGTCATCATTTATGAAATCAACAGTATATAAATCTACCCAATCGCTTCCATTTATAATGGGTGCTGCATCGGATGTATTGTGAAGACCTGCAAGAAAAAGCTTTCCGTCAGATTGGTTTATAAAATTTATTGTCTGGAAATTGCTGAAATTTGCATCCTGTATATTAGCTGCCTGAACCTCTGTATGAAACCAGGTGGAATAACTATCATTGCTAAATCCTCGATCAAAATCAGTAGAATTAGATAAATAAAAATCGATACGGTTTTCCAGCTGGTCACTATCACTCCATGCTGCCAATAGAAATCTTCCATTTGATAGTTTCGTTAGAGCAATCGCACCTGACTTGGAGGTCGGCCTGTCGATATAGTGATCAAAAAGTACTGGATTTTCGGGATTTGTCACATCGTAAAAGATTATTTTTCCTGAATCAGAATCTTCAAGCGGCACAGCAAGAACATCTCCTAAGACACTGATCCCTCCTGCATGCCACATTTGATCATCTATAGAAAGGACAGCCACTATCTTATCATCAGAATCAGGCATATTATTTTGCAGTATATTTGAGCGGTATCTCCCCTGGGGAGATCGTGAACCCAGCCTGGCAATAAATAGATTTGATGATGGAATATTTACATCACCTCCCGACAAAACAATAAATTGTCCTGACTTCAATCTCTGAATGCCCTGAAAATGACTGTTAAGGCCAGTATAGTTCTCAACCATTCCGTTTTCCCATACCGATAGGTGATCTGCATATGTTCTAATTTGAGAAAATTGAGTTTCAACAGAATCTATATAATTTACAGTAGTATCAATGGTCTCTGAGAACACCACTCTTCCAGAGCTTGTGTCACTCAGAACACCAGCAAGAGCTTTTTCATTTTCGACTACACCAATTTGAGGCAGGGAGAGTTCTAAACGACACCCGACAAAAAAAATAAAAAAGATAAGGGGAATTAACCACTTTTTATCCATGCTTCCTCCGTTGATAAAATTAGATTTACCTATATCGTCTTTTCAATTTAGCCAGTCACCGTCACAAGTGATATCAATAGAGATACTGCAAAGACAGTCTTATCGAATCCAGCTTATCGATCAATTAAGTCAAAAACATCTT
This genomic window from Oceanispirochaeta sp. M1 contains:
- a CDS encoding iron ABC transporter permease, with translation MKKIFKDPILLSMFVFISISLSVFVIYPLVNVFIFPDVKDYLKVFADMRYRKAALNSLLVMILSTSTATLFGFIYAYGIVKTDIPFKRFFKIVSILPLFSPPFMVAFSYLMLFGKNGLITYGLFGMRLSILGWHGLWLAQTIAFFPVAAMSIEGVLRSISPSIEYAGRNLGADGFKLFRTITLPLSTPGIAGAALLVSILVLADFGNPIMISGDFSVLATEAWMRVEGWGDVAGAAVISVMLLIPSILIFSFQRFWVQRRSYVTITGKIVNIKQKPTIWYAKILFLIFCSFIAIMILLVYIGIILGAFVKGWGYDWTLTMKWFLDVFHRGRELFNSITYAITAGCLSALFAIISAYLVSRNKGIVTKFIDFAAILPAALPGIFIGIGYSISFTRAPIDMYGTAAIVILAMIFWNISMGYQTGLNSFKQISISLSEAASNLGANQFKIFWQIEAPLVKSSFISAFIVSFIRSITTLSVIVFLATSKNKVSTFTIMNFVSDGYFGKAAALTTVLLALSLLVLGAGQKIAGKKINLFD
- a CDS encoding PfkB family carbohydrate kinase, with amino-acid sequence MFDIVMIGHLTKDIFKVKKCEHTMPGGAVYYSSISATSSGAKVMVITRIALEDTESLSEMIKKGVSVSNLGSKKTVTMNLDYSDDMETREITVSDLADPFLLEDVKGINGTIFHLAGLIRGDFPDIMISHLASSGHVALDVQSVLRCEKDTILSFRDWPEKEKYMPYITYLKTDAAEAEILTGTTDRFEAAKILYGWGAKEVLITHMSELIVYDGNFHRFPFTMKSMVGRSGRGDTCFAAYLSWRLKHNVNESAEYAAALTSLKMEKSGAYQGTFQDVQRSINPGS
- a CDS encoding ABC transporter ATP-binding protein, giving the protein MIDKHLVINKLYKSFGKTEVLNDINLEIEKGLFTTFLGPSGCGKTTLLRTIAGFYDVQKGAVYIGGNLINDVPTHLRNTTMVFQDYALFPHMSVRDNICYGLKIKKMKESQIKSQLKKTVSYLDIESLLDRFPSQLSGGQQQRVALARALVMEPDVLLLDEPLSNLDAKLRMTIRAELRQLQKKLGITTIYVTHDQGEALALSDKIAVMNKGKILQYGTSQEIYFTPTDEFTAKFIGTTNILIGSVSQEGKKAMFRKDEYHIEISDKYKPGSGKLCIRPEMVSISEQDEGKVNTFKGEIIHYIFEGAYIRYWIKSLGITFIVDQYNPGYQGILEGEIFISLDPHKLHVLQENKA
- a CDS encoding HD domain-containing protein, with the translated sequence MKLEFLNLHTFKSGELFDSYPWFGMLKELIENDSHHLYDSVFNHTVNVTLSVESLISDNQIYSEYFNRKVHRNSRKRLLVISALFHDSGKSRTYSAVENQTFCRGHEEVSCVIANDILDKIDMSETEKSYISNIIKYHGKLFPILEVDNKSLEQDFCKIEDDLDCFPDLYLFVLADINGSQLKDKNPVKYKFITDYIRSRLTKQILKLNSGVLKHV
- a CDS encoding ABC transporter substrate-binding protein, which gives rise to MRKLFLCLLVAVTSAAVYAAGTQEKEGDSVVVYAALDEKTANDLCAAFEAKTGIKAELALQVEQAGSITGRIKTEANAPRADVFIGGNSNYHTDLANNNLLEAYRSPIIEEVGISSDFMDATNYWTGWYLGALCIIYNTERYEKEISPLGIEPPLKWNDLLNPIYEGEVIASNPATTGGAFLMMAAQIFRLGSEDKGFEFIEQLHPNVAQYTKGGNGSIPLVSQGEAIVGFSWGHDTLKQQIQGDLPITIVFPEDTGFEIGAASIIKGASNLENAQKFIDFLLSAEAGKINATNGYRYPVRTGVELPQGVPAFETLNFAEWDLEMAAFNTDAWKKKWASITGK